In one Diprion similis isolate iyDipSimi1 chromosome 6, iyDipSimi1.1, whole genome shotgun sequence genomic region, the following are encoded:
- the LOC124407550 gene encoding ATP-binding cassette subfamily G member 4, which translates to MKLEGNSSKDDDSNGILLQPSKGSVRLQIVPAQPKTITHLPARPPVDLAFTDLTYRVREGRRNNSKTILKSVSGRLRSGELTAIMGPSGAGKSTLLNILTGYKTTGMEGSITMNGHERNLSAFRKLSCYIMQDNQLHGNLTVQEAMKVASNLKLGSHVTKAEKAEVVKEILETLGLAEHRHTMTSNLSGGQKKRLSIALELVNNPPIMFFDEPTSGLDSSSCFQCISLLKTLARGGRTIVCTIHQPSARLFEMFDALYTLAEGQCVYQGSSSQLVPFLGSLGLNCPSYHNPASFIIEVSCGEYGDNIRNLVNAIDNGKRDIRTGYQFPAIGKPESLNNTVSNNDSKATDVIDKNDANNVTEKFNENLKNNGTINFVIPGYACNDIPKESQVTIPISIEKKENVTTALLDQGLVVAPERYPTTELVQFWIILKRTLLFSRRDWTLMYLRLFAHILVGLLIGALYWDIGNDGAKVLSNLGFLFFNMLFLMYTSMTITILSFPLEMPVLLKENFNRWYSLKSYYLAITVSDIPFQAIFCIIYVSIVYFLTSQPAEVMRFSMFLGACLLISFVAQSVGLVVGAAMNVQNGVFLAPVMSVPFLLFSGFFVSFDAIPIYLRWITYLSYIRYGFEGTALATYSFARERLKCSVVHCHFKSPKITLQELDMEDADFTLDILALLLIFVLLRIAAFVFLRWKLKSTR; encoded by the exons attcaaAAACCATATTGAAGTCCGTCAGTGGACGGCTGCGATCTGGAGAATTGACCGCAATCATGGGTCCATCGGGTGCGGGAAAATCCACATTACTCAACATCCTCACTGGATACAA AACGACAGGGATGGAGGGCAGCATAACGATGAACGGACACGAGCGGAATTTGAGTGCGTTCAGAAAGCTCTCTTGTTACATTATGCAGGACAATCAGTTGCACGGAAATCTGACCGTGCAGGAAGCCATGAAGGTTGCGTCGAACCTGAAGCTTGGCAGCCACGTGACCAAAGCTGAAAAGGCAGAAGTG GTGAAAGAGATCCTGGAAACACTTGGACTTGCGGAGCACCGACATACCATGACCTCGAACTTGAGCGGCGGTCAGAAAAAAAGACTCTCAATTGCACTCGAGCTGGTCAACAACCCACCGATTATGTTTTTCGACGAACCGACCAG TGGACTGGACTCCTCATCCTGTTTCCAATGCATCTCACTGCTGAAGACTCTTGCTCGTGGAGGACGAACCATCGTCTGCACGATACATCAGCCCAGTGCGAGGCTTTTCGAGATGTTCGATGCTCTTTACACGCTCGCCGAAGGCCAGTGTGTCTACCAAGGATCATCGTCACAGCTCGTTCCGTTCCTAGGTTCTCTAGGCTTGAATTGTCCAAGCTACCACAACCCCGCTTCATTCA TTATCGAGGTTTCCTGCGGAGAATACGGAGACAACATTAGAAATCTGGTCAACGCTATTGACAATGGAAAACGAGACATCAGAACCGGTTACCAGTTTCCTGCGATTGGCAAACCGGAGTCTCTTAACAACACGGTCTCTAATAATGACAGCAAAGCCACCGACGTAATTGACAAAAATGATGCCAATAACGTCACGGAAAAGTttaatgaaaatctgaaaaacaatggTACTATTAATTTCGTTATTCCGGGTTACGCTTGCAACGACATACCGAAAGAGA GTCAAGTAACAATACCAATCAGCattgagaaaaaggaaaatgttACAACAGCGTTACTCGATCAGGGCCTCGTTGTTGCCCCAGAAAGATATCCAACCACGGAATTAGTACAGTTTTGGATAATATTGAAGAGGACACTGCTGTTCAGCAGACGAGACTGG ACTCTGATGTATCTTCGACTCTTCGCTCACATTCTTGTGGGACTCTTGATCGGCGCACTTTACTGGGACATCGGTAATGACGGAGCCAAAGTTCTGAGTAATCTtggtttcttgtttttcaacatGTTGTTCCTAATGTACACATCGATGACAATCACCATCCTATCTT TTCCTCTAGAGATGCCTGTTTTACTGaaggaaaatttcaatagGTGGTATTCCTTGAAGTCGTATTACTTGGCGATCACTGTTTCCGATATTCCATTTCAG GCGATATTTTGCATTATTTATGTGAGCATCGTTTACTTCCTGACGAGCCAACCTGCGGAGGTGATGAGATTCAGCATGTTCCTCGGAGCCTGTTTGCTGATATCTTTCGTCGCTCAATCCGTCGGTCTGGTAGTTGGCGCAGCAATGAATGTCCAGAACGGAGTGTTCTTAGCTCCGGTGATGTCGGTACCGTTCCTCCTGTTCTCAGGCTTCTTTGTCAGCTTTGATGCCATACCGATATACCTCAGATGGATCACTTACCTGAGCTACATCAGATACGGTTTCGAAGGCACTGCATTGGCCACCTATTCATTTGCTCGTGAAAGGCTAAAGTGCTCTGTT GTTCACTGCCACTTCAAAAGTCCTAAGATAACTCTTCAAGAGTTGGATATGGAAGACGCAGACTTTACGCTGGATATTCTCGCCCTGCTATTGATATTCGTTCTGCTACGTATAGCAGCATTTGTTTTCTTACGCTGGAAGTTGAAGAGCACCAGATAG